The proteins below come from a single Mytilus edulis chromosome 5, xbMytEdul2.2, whole genome shotgun sequence genomic window:
- the LOC139525221 gene encoding uncharacterized protein: MATFRRQVLMSICRFRVYICVYYTYREGARCIKEVYGGIRCFMGEFDDNVKTDILTNVKINNQTYDNLTPDERVALTNLRDNDDIVIKPADKGSAVVVMDKSNYVQEAIRQLDDDRFYKKLNSDPTLQFSEEITECLKEMCDNNIIDIDTFKYLKPENSKPGRFYLLPKIHKPGNPGRPIVSANGHPTEKISEFVDYYLRPHVENLPSFIKDSTDYLLKMQDLNPLPANTTLVTMDVTSLYTNIPHADGIEACREVWDSRSLKIPPTDCLVEMLTMVLKKNNFTFQGEHYLQTNGTAMGTKMAPSYANIFMGKFEKQLLECSIEKPLSWYRFIDDVDMKWDKGDQKLQTFITNANNQHPTIKFTHETSNSTINFLDTSSTLSILINTCRLKVAILHTARRAFHTAKLSE, from the exons ATGGCAACTTTCAGGCGACAAGTATTGATGAGTATCTGTAGGTTTAGAGTATATATCTGTGTTTATTATACCTACAGAGAGGGTGCTAGATGTATCAAGGAAGTTTATGGTGGAATTAGATGTTTCATGGGTGAATTTGATG ACAATGTTAAAACGGATATacttacaaatgtaaaaataaacaatcagACCTATGATAATTTAACACCTGATGAACGTGTGGCTTTGACAAATTTGAGAGATAATGACGACATTGTTATTAAACCTGCAGACAAAGGGAGTGCAGTTGTCGTCATGGACAAATCTAACTATGTCCAAGAGGCCATTCGCCAATTAGATGATGAccgattttacaaaaaacttaattCGGACCCCACCCTCCAATTCAGCGAGGAAATTACAGAATGTTTAAAGGAAATGTGTGACAATAACATCATTGATATAGatactttcaaatatttaaaacctgAAAATTCAAAACCTGGGCGATTCTACTTGCTCCCTAAAATTCATAAACCTGGTAACCCAGGTAGACCAATCGTCTCAGCTAATGGTCATCCCACCGAAAAAATatccgaattcgttgattactatCTTCGACCACATGTAGAAAACTTGCCATCTTTTATTAAAGATTCTACAGATTACTTACTAAAGATGCAGGATTTAAACCCTCTACCTGCCAATACTACTCTTGTCACTATGGATGTCACCTCTCTCTATACGAATATTCCCCATGCGGATGGCATTGAAGCATGTAGAGAAGTTTGGGACTCTCGATCTCTTAAAATTCCACCTACTGATTGCTTAGTTGAAATGCTTACTATGGTCTTGAAAAAGAACAACTTCACATTCCAAGGAGAACACTATTTACAGACAAATGGCACTGCTATGGGTACAAAAATGGCTCCATCTTATGCCAATATATTCATGGGTAAATTTGAAAAGCAACTGCTGGAGTGCTCCatcgaaaaaccgctttcctggtATCGATTTATTGATGACGTTGACATGAAATGGGACAAGGGAGACCAAAAATTACAAACTTTTATAACAAATGCTAACAATCAACACCCTACCATCAAATTCACCCATGAAACATCTAATTCCACCATAAACTTCCTTGATACATCTAGCACCCTCTCT ATACTCATCAATACTTGTCGCCTGAAAGTTGCCATCCTCCACACTGCACGAAGAGCATTCCATACAGCCAAGCTCTCAGAATAA